The following are from one region of the Trichoderma breve strain T069 chromosome 5, whole genome shotgun sequence genome:
- a CDS encoding WSC domain-containing protein, whose protein sequence is MASLAITLQKGYMLLLLLTFSTWISAISINVCSSFNTAETPLNVSIWQTNGACGAFCTKKDYAFSITQQNSCWCSNYYPDKTTQVDVKECNDPCPAWPSENCGGPGLYGYILLNEVAPSGTKTAPPTSTPTQSTASTSATTASSSTTTSTSTSASATSSSSTSETSTTSSSSSSSSTTDSSSSSSSTSFSTSTTSTTPPPGQTSDDSSPSQDPSGDRQTGTPVKHSGLSTGAIVGIVVGVVGGLLFVCGAAFLLYRRRRQNRNDEYRDDPSVRGSSSGMVGSVPPEMSANSGSPASPVSAVNRNSTIQIDPRMDPFKQGLYIRGSHESLNTIRDDHDYSRRIHPPVLRAMNPDPED, encoded by the exons atggcctctttggcaatCACCCTGCAAAAGGGTTACATgcttttgctgttgttgacATTTTCCACTTGGATTTCTGCCATTAGCATCAACGTTTGTTCTAGTTTCAACACAGCCGAAACACCATTGA ATGTCAGCATATGGCAAACAAATGGCGCCTGCGGAGCATTCTGTACCAAAAAGGATTACGCCTTTTCTATCACGCAACAAAATTCATGCTGGTGCTCCAACTACTACCCTGACAAGACCACACAAGTTGACGTTAAGGAATGCAATGATCCTTGCCCGGCGTGGCCTTCAGAGAACTGCGGCGGCCCTGGATTATACGGCTATATCTTGTTAAACGAAGTCGCGCCTTCGGGCACCAAGACGGCAccgccaacatcaactccaactcAG AGCACAGCTTCAACATCCGCTACAACGGCCTCCAGCTCCACAACTACTTCCACCTccacctccgcctccgccacatcctcctcttccacatcAGAGACGTCGACTACTTCCTCGAGTAGCTCATCCTCT TCCACGACCGattcgtcgtcatcgtcctcttccacctccttCTCCACCTCCACCACTTCCACCACGCCACCTCCGGGTCAGACGTCGGATGACAGCTCTCCCTCGCAAGACCCCAGCGGAGACCGCCAAACCGGCACACCGGTGAAGCACTCTGGACTGAGTACAGGTGCCATTGTTGGCATCGtggttggcgttgttggTGGCTTGCTCTTCGTTTGTGGCGCTGCTTTCCTCTTGTACCGACGGAGACGACAAAATCGGAACGACGAGTACCGGGATGACCCGAGCGTCAGAGGCAGCTCATCCGGCATGGTGGGATCGGTTCCCCCAGAGATGAGTGCAAACAGCGGCTCGCCAGCTTCGCCAGTTTCGGCCGTCAACAGAAACAGCACCATCCAGATCGATCCTCGAATGGACCCATTTAAGCAAGGCCTGTACATCCGCGGGAGCCACGAGAGTCTCAACACGATCCGAGACGATCACGACTATTCGCGACGGATCCATCCCCCGGTTCTCCGGGCCATGAATCCAGACCCTGAAGATTGA
- a CDS encoding calcium-dependent channel, 7TM region, putative phosphate domain-containing protein yields the protein MGNFISWLNKNLAPDSNQGSARESQPESAWGMLDTLIPVLVVSCVYIVIFLFLRRSQRRYYAPRTYLGSLREDERTPSIPSNLLTWISAFWKIPDAYVLTHQSLDAYLFLRYLRICFVVCFVSLLITWPILFPVNATGGKGLSQLEILSYSNVDIENHKNYLYAHTFVGWAVYGFLMYMITRECIFYINLRQAHHINPHNAKRISARTVLFTSVPEEYNTEERIRNMFNNVRRVWVCGKTDELDKLVEERDDAAMKLEKGEIGLLTKVNKARIKAMKKGETQPEGPATTEDGDVETGDIASRWIQDKDRPHHRLGFLGLIGEKVDTIFWSRNELQRLIPEVEKAQADWRAGNNEKVRAVFVEFETQGDAQYAFQSVTHHQALHMEPKAIGIQPAEVVWKSLSFPWWQVIIRRYVVYAFIAALIIFWAIPVGIVGLIAQVNTLKNIPGLTWIGDIPKPILGVVSGLLPAVALSVLMSLVPVIMRICAKQAGEATQSRVELFTQNSYFFFQLIQVFLIQTLTNAASTALVQIAQQPQQVFNILSESLPTASNFYISYFIVQGLTIATSVVTQVVGFFIFTLLYKFLAKTPRAMYKKWTSLSAISWGSVLPVYTNIAVISITYSVIAPLILFWSSIGMGLFYLAYRYNILFVTETQIDTHGLIYPRALKQLFSGIYLAEICMVGLFAVSKAAGPAVLMAIFLGFTILYHLTLSRTLDPLLYGLPRSLQAEEELIQLRAAGNGTGTSIEEGLASNNVSHDDTTGKTQEPKKLPLDASGKQGNFILKFLKPWVYADYATLRELFLKEEHLAEPMQYADEIEAEAFLPPSVSSRTPILWIPSDPAGLSKQEVAASSKVIPITDEGATLDEKNHVTWDSEGARPPIWEEKIYY from the exons ATGGGCAACTTTATCAGTTGGCTCAACAAGAACCTGGCTCCCGACTCCAACCAGGGATCAGCGCGGGAATCCCAGCCAGAGTCAGCATGGG GCATGCTCGATACTCTCATTCCTGTATTGGTAGTATCGTGTGTCTAcattgtcatcttcttgttcctAAGAAGATCCCAACGGCGCTACTATGCGCCGCGTACATATCTAGGGTCTTTGCGCGAAGA TGAACGAACGCCCAGCATACCCAGCAATCTGCTGACCTGGATTTCGGCCTTCTGGAAGATCCCCGATGCCTACGTTCTAACCCACCAGAGCCTCGACGCCTATCTCTTCCTTCGATACTTGCGCATCTGCTTCGTCGTTTGTTTCGTCAGCCTTCTCATCACCTGGCCCATTCTGTTCCCTGTCAACGCCACCGGAGGCAAGGGCCTCTCCCAGCTCGAGATCCTGTCTTACAGTAATGTCGACATTGAGAATCACAAGAACTACCTCTACGCCCACACCTTTGTCGGCTGGGCTGTCTATGGCTTCCTTATGTACATGATTACACGCGAGTGCATCTTTTACATTAATCTGCGCCAGGCTCACCACATCAACCCCCACAATGCCAAACGAATCTCTGCCCGCACCGTGCTCTTCACTTCCGTTCCAGAGGAATACAACACCGAAGAGCGTATTCGTAACATGTTCAACAACGTCAGGAGGGTCTGGGTCTGTGGCAAGACAGATGAGCTCGACAAATTGGTGGAGGAGCGTGACGATGCTGCCATGAAGCTTGAAAAGGGAGAAATTGGCCTCCTGACAAAGGTCAACAAGGCTcgcatcaaggccatgaagaaaggagaaacTCAACCCGAGGGCCCTGCCACTaccgaagatggagatgtcgAGACAGGTGACATTGCTTCACGCTGGATTCAGGATAAGGACCGCCCGCATCATCGCCTTGGCTTCCTTGGTCTCATTGGCGAAAAGGTCGACACCATCTTCTGGAGCCGCAATGAGCTGCAGCGTCTGATTCCGGAGGTTGAAAAGGCTCAGGCCGACTGGAGAGCTGGTAACAACGAGAAAGTCCGCGCTGTGTTTGTCGAATTCGAAACCCAAGGCGACGCTCAATACGCATTCCAATCCGTTACTCACCACCAGGCCCTGCACATGGAGCCCAAGGCCATTGGCATTCAGCCTGCAGAGGTTGTTTGGAAGAGCTTGTCCTTCCCCTGGTGGCAGGTTATCATCCGCCGCTATGTCGTCTATGCCTTCATTGCcgctctcatcatcttctgggcCATTCCCGTTGGTATTGTCGGCTTGATTGCCCAGGTGAACACGCTTAAGAACATTCCCGGCTTGACTTGGATTGGTGATATTCCCAAGCCCATTCTTGGAGTTGTTTCCGGGTTGCTCCCAGCAGTGGCTCTCTCCGTCCTGATGTCCCTGGTCCCCGTCATCATGCGTATCTGTGCCAAACAGGCCGGCGAAGCTACTCAGTCTCGCGTCGAGCTATTCACCCAGAACTCatactttttcttccagcTCATTCAGGTGTTTTTGATTCAGACCCTTACCAACGCAGCTTCAACAGCCCTTGTTCAGATTGCCCAGCAGCCGCAACAGGTCTTTAACATTCTCTCCGAGTCCCTTCCTACGGCATCTAATTTCTACATTTCCTACTTTATCGTCCAGGGTCTTACTATTGCGACTAGCGTTGTTACGCAAGTTGtcggcttcttcatttttaCGCTGCTGTACAAGTTTTTGGCCAAGACACCCCGAGCCATGTATAAGAAGTGGACCAGCCTCAGTGCCATTTCTTGGGGCAGCGTTCTACCAGTATATACCAACATTGCTGTCATTA GCATCACGTATTCGGTTATTGCTCCTTTGATCCTTTTCTGGTCATCCATTGGTATGGGCTTGTTCTATCTTGCCTACCGATACAATATCCTGTTCGTCACGGAGACTCAAATCGACACACATGGCTTGATCTACCCTCGTGCACTGAAGCAGCTGTTTTCTGGTATCTACCTGGCTGAGATCTGCATGGTTGGTCTCTTTGCCGTTTCCAAGGCTGCTGGACCTGCGGTCCTTATGGCTATTTTCCTTGGCTTCACCATCTTGTACCACCTCACCCTGTCGCGAACCCTCGATCCACTCCTCTACGGCTTGCCACGAAGTCTCCaggcagaggaagaactCATTCAGCTGCGCGCCGCGGGCAACGGAACTGGTACTAGCATTGAGGAAGGCCTGGCCTCCAACAATGTCTCTCACGATGACACTACCGGCAAGACCCAGGAACCTAAGAAATTGCCCCTGGACGCATCAGGAAAGCAGGGTAACTTTATTCTCAAATTCCTTAAGCCTTGGGTCTATGCGGATTATGCCACACTACGCGAACTGTTCCTCAAAGAAGAGCACTTGGCGGAGCCGATGCAGTACGCCGATGAAATCGAGGCCGAAGCATTCTTGCCACCATCCGTTTCAAGCAGGACTCCCATCCTTTGGATCCCCTCGGACCCTGCGGGCTTGTCCAAGCAAGAGGTTGCTGCTTCAAGCAAGGTGATTCCCATCACGGATGAAGGCGCAACGCTCGACGAGAAGAACCATGTTACTTGGGATTCCGAAGGTGCTCGACCGCCCATCTGGGAAGAAAAGATTTACTATTAG